From a single Streptomyces sp. NBC_01264 genomic region:
- a CDS encoding DUF6421 family protein translates to MTETLVPGIGGAVITAGVRVVDHPAWPELKAAVEEIRPWQSADGSIDFEAEGSHIREAAPVVVQRVIEGIEALSPLLPHGAAYHRALIGDLRKWADGGFGVPDFLDSLLAFAPAAERADGLQHLVVFPMYTQNGNPDRNLEAVVLKMVWPEWLSELERTRYDNPLFLGITFEDFTPGYDTHSAVLFPETIAVREAPERFTWGGIFCDREAARYRKVTEAAVDILGIELPEDIARMVEDQERCEKAFVLWDMVHDRTHSHGDLPFDPFMIKQRQPFWMYGLEELRCDLTAFKEAVKLESEGNEHGRDVQYAVLFDRMFRFPVSGDRNRNYDGLGGQLLFAYLHKHDVVRWTDNKLKIDWMRAPQVTNQLCAEIEDLYRAGIDRPKLVHWFKAYDLVAEYLAPHPGSKWAKGPDALDLTQPPRKLVDDVLPDEFPLSMFYEALAKKLKGVIASTKGITAGNAAERESAARVAA, encoded by the coding sequence ATGACGGAAACTCTTGTGCCGGGTATCGGCGGTGCCGTGATAACCGCCGGTGTACGGGTGGTCGACCACCCGGCGTGGCCCGAGCTCAAGGCCGCCGTGGAGGAGATCCGGCCCTGGCAGTCGGCCGACGGCTCCATCGACTTCGAGGCCGAGGGGTCGCACATCCGCGAAGCCGCCCCGGTCGTGGTCCAGCGCGTGATCGAGGGCATCGAGGCGCTGTCGCCACTGCTCCCGCACGGTGCCGCGTACCACCGCGCCCTCATCGGCGACCTGCGCAAGTGGGCCGACGGCGGCTTCGGCGTGCCCGACTTCCTCGACTCCCTGCTGGCCTTCGCCCCGGCCGCCGAGCGCGCCGACGGGCTCCAGCACCTCGTGGTCTTCCCTATGTACACGCAGAACGGCAACCCGGACCGCAACCTCGAAGCCGTCGTGCTGAAGATGGTGTGGCCCGAGTGGCTCTCCGAGCTGGAGCGCACCCGGTACGACAACCCGCTCTTCCTCGGCATCACCTTCGAGGACTTCACCCCGGGCTACGACACGCACTCCGCCGTGCTCTTCCCGGAGACCATCGCGGTCCGCGAGGCCCCCGAGCGCTTCACCTGGGGCGGCATCTTCTGCGACCGCGAGGCCGCCCGCTACCGCAAGGTCACCGAGGCCGCCGTGGACATCCTGGGCATCGAGCTGCCCGAGGACATCGCCCGGATGGTCGAGGACCAGGAGCGCTGCGAGAAGGCCTTCGTCCTGTGGGACATGGTCCACGACCGCACCCACAGCCACGGAGACCTGCCGTTCGACCCCTTCATGATCAAGCAGCGCCAGCCGTTCTGGATGTACGGGCTGGAGGAGCTGCGCTGCGACCTCACCGCCTTCAAGGAGGCCGTGAAGCTGGAGTCCGAGGGCAACGAGCACGGCCGCGACGTGCAGTACGCCGTCCTCTTCGACCGGATGTTCCGCTTCCCGGTGTCCGGCGACCGCAACCGGAACTACGACGGCCTCGGTGGCCAGCTCCTCTTCGCGTACCTCCACAAGCACGACGTCGTGCGCTGGACGGACAACAAGCTGAAGATCGACTGGATGCGCGCCCCGCAGGTCACCAACCAGCTGTGCGCCGAGATCGAGGACCTCTACCGGGCCGGCATCGACCGTCCGAAGCTGGTCCACTGGTTCAAGGCGTACGACCTGGTCGCCGAATACCTCGCCCCCCACCCGGGCTCCAAGTGGGCCAAGGGACCCGACGCCCTGGACCTGACGCAGCCGCCGCGCAAACTCGTGGACGACGTGCTTCCGGACGAGTTTCCGCTGAGCATGTTCTATGAGGCCCTGGCCAAGAAGCTCAAGGGCGTGATCGCCTCGACCAAGGGCATCACGGCAGGGAACGCCGCGGAACGCGAGTCCGCCGCGCGGGTCGCCGCGTGA
- a CDS encoding alpha/beta hydrolase: protein MGGADRAAGAGGPGRGDGSGGVGRGGGLASGDRLDPVARPYADALASLFPDLGGRVTDAEEARRILAAVPATARPAVVGIVEDREVPGPAGAPPVPVRVYYPDPDPEPWPGPRPTVVFCHGGGWVLGDLDGYDATARALCRASGAVLVSVDYRRAPEARFPAAVHDAYAALCWAGAHLDELGGDPDALVVAGDSAGGNLAAASCLLARDQGGPAVALQVLIYPCLDAAQDTGSYRSNAEGYFLTAAHLRWFWEQYLGPGGDGRHPLASPLLADPRGLPPAYVVVAGCDPLRDEGEAYHHRLLGAGVRSALDSHPGMFHGFLALAGVLPEARQALARLGEVIDSTRKNGKTSGETGGDAG from the coding sequence GTGGGCGGCGCCGACAGGGCTGCGGGGGCTGGTGGGCCGGGCAGGGGTGATGGGTCCGGTGGGGTCGGCCGGGGTGGCGGGCTCGCCTCGGGTGACCGGCTCGATCCCGTCGCGCGGCCCTACGCCGATGCGCTGGCCTCGCTCTTTCCCGACCTCGGGGGGCGCGTCACCGATGCCGAAGAGGCCCGCCGGATTCTCGCCGCGGTGCCCGCGACGGCCCGGCCGGCCGTCGTGGGGATCGTGGAGGACCGGGAGGTCCCGGGGCCGGCCGGGGCGCCGCCGGTTCCCGTGCGCGTCTACTACCCGGACCCGGACCCGGAGCCATGGCCCGGGCCCCGGCCGACCGTGGTGTTCTGCCACGGGGGCGGCTGGGTCCTGGGCGACCTCGACGGCTACGACGCCACCGCGCGGGCGCTCTGCCGGGCCTCCGGCGCCGTCCTGGTCTCCGTCGACTACCGGCGGGCGCCCGAGGCCCGTTTCCCCGCCGCCGTCCACGACGCGTACGCCGCACTGTGCTGGGCCGGCGCACACCTCGACGAGCTCGGCGGCGACCCGGACGCCCTGGTCGTGGCCGGCGACAGCGCCGGCGGGAACCTCGCCGCCGCCTCCTGCCTGCTGGCGCGCGACCAGGGTGGCCCGGCCGTCGCGCTCCAGGTGCTGATCTACCCCTGCCTGGACGCCGCCCAGGACACCGGGTCCTACCGGAGCAACGCCGAGGGGTACTTCCTGACCGCGGCGCACCTGCGCTGGTTCTGGGAGCAGTACCTCGGCCCCGGCGGCGACGGCCGCCATCCGCTGGCCTCCCCGCTCCTCGCGGACCCGCGGGGGCTCCCGCCCGCCTACGTGGTGGTCGCCGGCTGCGATCCGCTGCGGGACGAGGGGGAGGCGTACCACCACCGGCTGCTCGGCGCGGGGGTCCGTTCGGCCCTTGACTCCCACCCCGGGATGTTCCACGGATTCCTCGCGCTGGCCGGAGTGCTTCCCGAGGCCCGGCAGGCCTTGGCGCGCCTGGGGGAAGTCATCGACTCCACGCGCAAGAACGGGAAGACTTCCGGTGAAACTGGGGGTGACGCAGGATAA